The DNA sequence GCCCTGGGCCTCCTTTTACTGAAATGAgaatgctaaggagaaaaaagggaatagTGCCAGTCtttaagaaaatttctcaaataaatttcttaaaaaattttttaaaaatcataaatcatGTATTTTTCATGAGTCACCAGAACAGCTTATTGCTAGCACCAAACCTCTACCTCATATTTGAGTTGGCCAACATTTATACTAGGCCACAACACAGAATCTAGAAGAGAAGCAGATCAACTCTAAATAGTAAAAACAAGTAAAGATTAACCCACAGGCAATTgggcaaatataaaaatgtactcAACAACAGTTCTACTCTATTGCTCATGAGCTACTTATTATTAGGGATGACTTctttaaagcatattttagaaATCATTAAAGGTGTGGAAGAGAATTTATTTAGCTTTGTGAGGCTTTACTTTCACAATAATACATACCCTTGGCACAGGAAGACTCTATTAAATTGCTCTATTCATAAATTGCCTTAATAAGGTAAATATTTAGGTTGATTTTATGAGGCTTTCAGATAGTAAGTTTGAGAAAATTAACGGTTATCAGGATTTGCATACATGATCACAATCAAAAAGTAAAGTAAACCAAAGAACAAGACTTTCTTAACACTCTTCAAAACATAATAAATTGCACTTTCTACTCCATTTATTCCTATGTTATATTCACTTGatctcttaatttattttccatttcatactgacatttttttctgaatataggttacaaataactttttaactCCCCAGTCTTAATAACACAAAGTCACTTGTTTTACTTTGcctatatttttatcatttagagTAGGATATGCTTATTAAGCCAGTTAGACTCCATAACTTTGTGAATGAAAAACATTAAGAGAATTAACACAGCAAATAATGGAGTCATTATTTCACTGATCCTCATCCAATTTCAGGAAAAGCAGTTACTGAAAGCAGGAATTTTGCCTGAAAAATTCTTTCTGTGTCTTaacagaaactgaaaagaaagtgaaattatgGGAAACCTGATAGTTTACTAGACATTGTGTGCTTTTAATCGTTCAACACTGGTAATACTTGATAATCAAGAGTAAATTAATaggctaacatttaaaaatatatactttaataaGTATATAAACAATTAGGTAAGCTTGTGGAGAAGCTTACCAAGATACATAAATTAGGAGATACAGGCGTCCATCTAAATTTTCgatatttcatgtttttacagaatatttattaaagttgTTTAATGTACAATTTCTCATTTGTCATTTTGGAAGTCCTTCACTGTAAAGACTTCTTTTGTCTGACGACAAACTAGCAGCCACGTCGTCAGTGATTATTCTGGACCTCCACgctgaaaagcaaaaaataaagcaataagatTAGGTGTtaaatttacagaagaaatgttttcatgACCACTATACAAATTTACACCATTTTAAGTAAATgatctttagtttttttaaaacaatttcaggTTTTTCATTGTTTGTAGGCACTCATCTCGGTGTTAGAAACAATTTCAGATCTGGAAGGGACTCAAGGTTGACCTAGATCAGTGGTCCTCAAATTTCTTAGTCTCAGAAGCCCTTTACAGTctgaaaaattattgaggaccctaAAGAGCTTTTGTTCACTTGGTTATCTCTATTACTATTTACCATATCACACTTCTACACACATATTCCCCTTCATGCACATTTACTGAGGGCTCAGACACGGTTTATTTCTCATAGTCCTGGCCTACCTGACCATCTCTGTCTGAGCTATGGACACATCTTGACAAGACAATGGGAAGAGCATGTAAATCCGCATATGAAATTCCAAAAGCCAAAAAATGTTaaggtggtttttttttggtttttttttgaggaatattagccctgagctaactactgccagtcctcctatttttttgctgaggaagactggccctgaggtaacatccacgcccgtcttcctctactttatacatgggatgcctaccacagcatagcttgccaaggggtgccatgtccacatccgggatccaaactggccaaccccgggccaccaagaagcgcaacatgtgcacttaactgctgcgccacagggccggcccgttAAGGTGTTTTCACAGTACTGTGATAGAGCAACAACATACCTGGataaattccatttcttcttgtgaCATGAGTTTCCTTCTATATTTCTGAggtaatgtttttattatttctgcagTGTCTGGTGGACCCTGATACATCAGCCAATCTGGTGATTTACTTCCCTTAGAATGCTGTGAAACTGACGAAGAGTGAGACGGTAGTCCTGCTGATCTCAAAACTTCTGATACTGAAATTGAAAAAAGGGGTCATTAGAGAAACTGTTCAGGTGTCTTAAGATACTATTTTGAGTGATCTATTAGTGAATAATCAAGTCAATCTTGAAATGATAAGTACTTTAATTCTCAAAGGTAAGGATTGTAGAGTAACTTAGCTGAGGAGCTATATATGAtttcataaaattctttttaaaataaataagtagtgAGTGAATTACTAAATTGAACGAgtttgtaaaataatgaaatttctaGGTAGTAGAGTCAAACCCATAAGGATAACCTACATTATTTAAGTTTTGTCATATGGTGGAGTTTACAGGTAATGTCTTACAACGGGGAATAAGACAGTTGGTAAATTTAGATGAGATTAGTTTTCTCAATACCTTACTACTTGTTTATCACATATATCTTAATTATTCAAGAGTTACAATAAggttaaaatatccatataaaatttattaaaattcccCCTGAATTAAAGATCAAGTATCTTATAACAAACACAGGGATAGAGGATCTGGTAAAAAGGAAGGGTCACAGAAAAACAGGAGTTTTTCAGAATCTTCGATTACTTTATAGGCAATGAATGCTAAGATCTAAGGCAATCTAAGAAACATTCACTGattaaatgaatagataaatgagtgaatgcaAGAAAAAAAGGTTAGCTGGGAGAGAAATATAGGAATGGTTATTATTCCTCACAGTCCGCAAATGTAAGCATAGGAGATTCTTCTATaggatagaagaaaagaaaggcagaacaAAATCACACTATATAAACTCAGTATCATTAAAAATTCAGAGACATCTACTGTTGAGTCACTACCTTTTTAAATGGAGGTAACAAAAACTTAACTTCTACTTGCATGCAACCTAAGGCACCATTTTGATCTAAACTACAATAATCcggattttaaaatgagaaatattgcCTGTAATGGAATATTCAACTTACCATTGGGTTTAGGATTGTCTCTTCTGTCAGGGAACCTTATTAATGGAGTATGTGGCTTGACTACctaaaggaaacataaaatgcatgagaaaaaaagataaagcactAAAATAACCTCATTAACTATAAAAGAAACAATCTACTGAACTTCAGAAATAGATACTGTCCTTAAAATAACTTAGTATTTGACAGCAactttaaattttactattttactcTTCCCAGCCAGGAAAGCTGGTCTGTGAACTATTAACTCGTTTATCTTATCTGCAATTCATAATAACTTCGTACTTCATACATCACAAGACATTTCACCATACTACCAACTGACTTCAAAACAACCCCAGGAAGAAGATGGCAGAGATTTTATGTTGATGACTTATCTATCGCCCTGCTGATTGGTAAGAACTGGAAGTTTCCTGACTTCTCATCTAATGTTGTTTCCCTGCTATGTTAATACCTAGAAGTTTAGAATGGGacaaaaagaatattgaaaattaggtaactaaaaaatactttctctGACTGCAAAAGTAACATATGTTCTGTgtaaaaaattgggaaaaaacacagaaaagcacaaagaaaaaaacactatcTATAATCCCAAAACCCATATAAAACAGATGTAGACATCTGATAGCCCTTTTAGTCTTTTTCCTATACCTACAGAAATACATCTTTTTAGAATACTGTTTTTATAACAGATATTTGAAGAGTAATTAATGTTTTATCCCTAAAATTCCAAATAATGCCATAGAGGACCTTAAATGGAACTTTCAGTATGAAATCTTCTGAATATACAATGCTAAGACTCTAATGAACAGAGTACTATTTCAACTACAGTTATCTATAAGTTGCTGTGTATCTAGTGAGACTGAAGTGTTTGTCTGCAACATACTTGTATATATGCActaaatattatacattttatatgaGTACAGAAGCAAATAGGCTTGTTGGGACTGGCCTGAAAACTCACCACTTTAACTCTGCTGCCTTGAGAAAATGCTGGAATATAGTTGTCTCTGTCAGCATAAAAGCACACTCAAGTCTTtcatgttaaaaaacaaaacttctctctccctctagcaactgtttcttccttttcatagCCAAAGTTCTTGAAAGAATGTTCTATCCATCCTATTGTCAATAGCCCATTTAAAAGTTGTAAAAACGTTCAACAGCTTTCAGGATAAACTTCAAACTCGTATTTGGCACTCACAAGGCCCATCATGAACTAGCCTCtcctacctctccagcctcattccCAACCACTGTCTTTTACTCCAGGTATTCCAAAGtactttttatttccctaatttaTCAGGCCGTTTCCATCCTCATTCGACCTAGAGCTTGTATCCTTTGCCAGGAAATCGCCCCAGTCTCACCCCACTTCCATGCCTCCGCTTACACCTGACTGCTTATCTTTTAAAACAGTTCAAATATCACTCCTCTCTAAGCTTCCCCTGATTCCAAAATCTGATTTAAATCTCCTCTTTTGTGATTCCATGATATCCTGAACCTCTTAAAAATATTGTGCAGAGGACAGATAAATGAGCCAATGATTACAGGAGAGGTAAGCTCCTGGAAAGGCAGTCAGAGAAAAGCACTTTTgtaatgcctggtacatagtaaatgctcaggaAATTTTGCCAAGTGAATGAACAGACCATTGTAAGTTAGAACTAACTATACAGGCATGTGAATACGTATGCACACACTTACACAATGGTAAATACACTGAGGAGAAAGACTCTATTTCAACATCGCTTTTGTACCCTTAAAAATATGATGTAATATCCCCTTATAGATTAAATCCCAGACTTTTTGGTGTCCCctttttaacagaaatttaaaaaataaataaaagtagagagaatataATAGATTCTGATAAACACGTTACACAATTTCGAGAGTAATACAGTCAACCTTATTTCACCACCCCCCCTCCATTAAACAAATCCCAATCATCTCGTCTGTTAATGCTTTCCACGTGTATCACTAACAGAAAAGGATTTTTGTTAAACCATAATCCCAATACTTTTACAAGACTTAACAAATTAAAAGTAGTTCTTTATCATCTAATACTTAGCTTATGCTCAAATTTTCTGTCTCAaagttgtctttttaaattttaaatgtaaatacaaagagaaacaaataactAACTGTATATTAGTTGGATAATATaactaagggaaaaataaaggagCTAATCCAAGTAACTTTCATAGTGCTTGAACTATATACCGTCAGtctaaaagcaaagaaatcttGAACTTTTTCCCTAGTAGGTTGGTGTTGGTAGTTGTATAGCTATAGCTATGCTGAAACCATTTTGTATACACTTTAGGACTGAGCAAATGAATACATACGTAGATTGATGTTTGGGGGACCCAGGGATTTCCctttgaaagaaaacacaaatatggGATGGAGGAGGGCAAGGAAGAACGCTGCGGTGTGAAGACTGGAATCAGAGGggtcagtatgaactcatgataATGCCATGAGTTTATTCACCCAGTCCCGTTAATGGATATTTGGGCTATTTGCAGTCTTTCATCTATTACCATAATGCATAAAGTCAATATCCTTGTACTAATCTTATCTTTGCCAGTATATCAGTGGGAGAGATTCCTAGAAaagggattgctgggtcaaaaaataaaacataatttggggctggccccgtggccgagtggttaagttcgcgcgctccgctgcaggcggcccagtgtttcattggttcaaatcctgggcgcggacgtggcactgttcatcagaccacgctgaggtagcgtcccacataccacaactagaaggacccacaacgaaatatacaactatgtaccggggagctttggggagaaaaagaagaaaagtaaaaaaaaaattaaaaaaaaaagggatctaAAGAcaagatttattaaaaaataaaataaaacataattttcaaagCTATTGCCAGATTTTCCCTTCATAGTGGTTTATTTTGCATTCCTATAGCAACAAATGAGTGCCTGCTTCCTCACAGCCTTCTCAACGGACTGACATTATCTaacttgtacattttttttttttaaagattttatttttttcctttttctccccaaagccccccggtacatagttgtatattcttcgatgtgggtccttctagttgtggcatgtgggacgctgcctcagcgtggtttgatgagcagtgccatgtccgcgcccaggattcgaaccaacgaaacactgggccgcctgcagcggagtgcgtgaacctaaccactcaggcacggggccagcccctaacttgtacatttttaataaaatctaattGATGAAAAATGTTATCTCCatgtagtttctttttctttctttgttttttttttgtttttttttttgaggaggatcagccctgagctaacatccatgcccatcttcctctactttatatgtgggacgcctatcacggcatggcttgccaagcagtgccatgtccgcacccgggatccgaacgggtgaaccctgggccgccgaagcagaatgtgcaaacttaaccactgcaccaccaggccagcccctgcagtaaatttttaaattaactttgggagaattgacatcttcatGACGATAAATATTCCTATTCAAGAACATGGTATGTCCGTTTGTTGAAGCCTTCTTTTATGATTCTCAGGAGATAGTTTTTCCTCATATaggttgtaaacatttttaagtttatgcctggatttatttgtttattaattataaGTAGAGTTTCTCTTCCATTACATCATGTGATTGTTTTCACACATGAAGATATAATTTCTGTAAGTTCATTTTATATCCTTCTACTTTCCTAAAGTCTCTTGTTTACGTGCATATagaaattgttttccttcttcatttcttttttttgaagacgattagccctgagctaacatctgctgccaatcctcctctctttgctgaggaagactggccctgagctaacatctgtgcccattttcctctactttatatgtgggacgcctgccagagcatggcttgacaggtggtgccatgtccgcacctgggatctgaaccagcataccccaggctgccaaagcggaacatgcgcacttaaccactgtgccaccaggccagcgccCCAAATGTTATGCTTTTAATAGTTTTCTCTTGTTCAGTTGCATTTGCTAAcacttccaatacaatgttaaaCAAACTGGGCATCCTTATATTGTTCTTGATTTTTAGTAGCAGGGCCACGTTAAAGAACTTTCtatcaatttctttttgattggtttttttgttttttggggtttttttgctgaggaagatttgccctgaactaacatctgtggccaatcttcctctttttttctcccccctctccaaagccccagtacatagttgcatattcttagtacatagttctaagtccttctagttcttctatgtgagctgctaccacagcatggctacccaCAGACAAGTCGTGCAGTTCCACACCAGGAAACTGAACCCTGGCTGCAGAAGCAGTGCACACCGAGCTTTAAcagctaggccatcagggctggatcttattcctccatttttaaagttatattacATCTATACAGTTGGAACAAGTAATATTACCATCAAGTCTTTCACCCTAATTTCCATTATTTAGTCTTAGTTCTACAATTAAATACACTCAATGCTCATACCCAGGTCCTATATCAAAACAACTCTAAGTACAACTAAGTATTTCTTAGTTGTCTGAAACTCCTTCTCTGGGAGATCTGGTTGAAAGGGCTCCAGGGAACAACATTCCCTCAGGTATTCAAGGTTTAGAAGAGTTTGTGGCCTTTATACTTGAAGGCCAGTGTAGCTAGCTAAATCTTGGAttcacattttctctccttcGCTACCTTGCATATGTTATCCACATGTCCTCCTTTAGGAAGTATTATTGTTGACAATCTGATAACTTTCATTTTAAGTGCTTGGTCTTGTTGCCTGGATCACcaaagagttttttctttttttctttaaaatctaatgATTAGACTAAGCCATCAGTCAACCATCCCGGGCTAATGCCCTCAAGTACAAGGTATTCGTTTAAGTCTTCTTTTAGATCAGGAAGTTTTATTAAATCAcagattttgagatttattctattctatttgcTTTTACTTTGTCAGAGACTTACTATACAAAAGTTGCATCTCCTTGTCTTTACCTACTTCTATTCCTTTCCCTGAATCCTTttaatctcttccttctttattctgtgatgtcttttaattttcatccACTATTTCCTTTAGCAAAACTTCTGAGTTGCCTACTTACCTTTCCATTCTTTCTAGTTTAGTGTTACTTCTGAAAAATTCTTTTCGTTTATTCTTAATTCTTGACTGAGTTCAGAGCTGTACCATTCCTAAAATCTTAACCTAAAATCTAACTGCAACTACAACCTTTTAACCAATAACTCTCTTCTCTGTTACTCCCACTAGTAGTTGCAtcaagtccttcacttccttgatcattcccttttctcccagtCAACTGGTTCCATCCCGACTTGACTTCCTTTCATATCTAGCCTAGAAGGCACTGTCCATTCAACATTCTCTTACCAATGCTCTCAGCCTGCTTGCTGGAGGCTTATTTTCACCTCACCTGTAAATCTCAAACCCTGAACTAATCCAACCACCCATCTTCTTCCCGTGTCTCATGCAgccaaatgttttccaaaatgataaaCTATTACCTTTCTGCTTTTACATCAGCCCAAACATACCAAATGTATACTACTTGGCATTCAGCAGGCATTTAATTAATACCTATAACTTactcttctaaaattatttctaaataccCCATATCAGGTCAAATTTCTCTACTTAATGCTGACACCATGCTTTGTGGATTCTCATCAGTTTGTGCCTGTCAGTCTGTTGAAATACTCCTCTTTCTTCAATAGGGATCAACAGCAAAATTCTGAGCTATATAGAGGCACCATGTCTGTCTTGTTGGCA is a window from the Equus quagga isolate Etosha38 chromosome 9, UCLA_HA_Equagga_1.0, whole genome shotgun sequence genome containing:
- the MRPS36 gene encoding alpha-ketoglutarate dehydrogenase component 4; amino-acid sequence: MMGSKMASASRVVQVVKPHTPLIRFPDRRDNPKPNVSEVLRSAGLPSHSSSVSQHSKGSKSPDWLMYQGPPDTAEIIKTLPQKYRRKLMSQEEMEFIQRGGPE